Proteins encoded in a region of the Enoplosus armatus isolate fEnoArm2 chromosome 16, fEnoArm2.hap1, whole genome shotgun sequence genome:
- the tax1bp1a gene encoding tax1-binding protein 1 homolog A — protein MSSFQVVDSSPGSSVSVMETSNFAHVIFQNVGKSFLPQAPLECRYTLTPYIAPHPKDWVGIFKVGWNTARDYYTFLWSPMPENYEPGSTVHRTVVFQGYYVPKSDGEFYQFCYVTHAGDIRGASTPFQFRAATPTEELLTVTEDDSNSDILVVTTKTGLLEHVEEAQQERRELLKAMRLLQEEKQQLQEEQKRLSREREQERDTCCLLRTHNQELLRSSQGLSEEREEVRRRLTEATDRVRQLEEDLLGVTQRGLQKETELDRLRDRLKKLTAERDSLESQLKNEKDERDLYKNHLRSTELENTKLSAELQMLKAVELNREVTIAQFQEELDRLRACVAQRDSLEKELLAHKADKAELSRVREHLRQAEEQLQACRQQASLLASELRDSASARDHTMTELYRARLEADKLRASLADAQAECQRMESQLDRMRSTAQKEVGVGTSGEMTPSMMVVSEAEAELQREVEELKLRLHMAAEHYKEKYRECQRLRRQVAKLNTTESQGEPKRNASTETTQEPLTPSPESPTAGNIALAVLQEAAEMTITAELHNRESTHTDAYISTEKEERQREKMPKERAEMEAEGEANQGEDGEKEEKEKEEKKDSLPEESLRMTSWVEVENERQSAENSQVEMPGKAEEVRFAAEEQVLAEVERRSMGEAEKEQTRSVEEELAMMEEKWREQCAINETLKQRLANEEERFRVQMAERASEVTELKRNLAQALRDKEQLQEELQRCVSRQREQEAGVQGAEMRQPMVLRYPLPYPQDPSPPPLVPQRPAELQYGNPYSTDTTRDRVDVALSPEHMSRPPPEAPSCAPPCAPPITPPSPGPGVPGWDREVVCIQPTRTTTPPESLEHPPEEPRNAADGAQPSCDHQSSRRSETRSSFCFDSRSDVHKRCPLCEVIFPPHFEQRSFEQHVESHWKVCPVCSEQFPLNCQQQLFERHVLTHFDGHVLNFEQIE, from the exons GTGGGTTGGAACACAGCCAGAGATTACTACACCTTCCTTTGGTCTCCTATGCCTGAAAACTATGAACCAGGAAGTACTGTGCACAGGACTGTGGTGTTTCAAG GTTATTATGTTCCTAAATCTGACGGAGAGTTCTACCAGTTTTGTTATGTCACACATGCTGGTGACATCAGAGGAGCCAGCACGCCATTCCAGTTCAGGGCAGCCACGCCCACAGAAGAGCTGCTGACTGTTACAGAGGATGACAGCAACTCAGACATACTGGTCGTCACCACCAAGACTGGCCTGCTAGAG CATGTGGAGGAGGCACAGCAGGAGCGCAGGGAGCTGCTGAAGGCCATGCGTCTCCTccaggaggagaaacagcagctgcaggaggagcagaaaCGACTGTCcagggagagggagcaggagagggacaCGTGCTGCCTGCTGCGGACACATAACcag GAGCTGCTGCGCTCATCGCAGGGCCTGtcggaggagagggaggaggtgaggaggaggctAACGGAGGCCACTGACCGGGTCCgccagctggaggaggaccTGCTGGGAGTCACCCAGAGAGGCCTGCAAAAGGAGACGGAGCTCGACCG TCTGCGTGACCGCCTGAAGAAGCTGACGGCCGAGAGAGACAGCCTGGAGAGCCAGCTGAAGAACGAGAAGGACGAAAGAGACCTATACAAG AACCACCTACGCAGCACCGAGCTTGAGAACACTAAGCTGAGTGCAGAGCTGCAGATGCTGAAGGCGGTGGAGCTGAATCGGGAGGTGACCATTGCCCAGTTCCAGGAGGAGCTAGACAGGCTCAGGGCCTGCGTTGCCCAGCGGGACAGCCTGGAGAAAGAGCTGCTGGCACACAAGGCTGACAAG GCAGAGCTGTCCCGTGTGCGTGAGCACCTCCGTCAGGCAGAGGAGCAGCTTCAGGCGTGCAGGCAGCAGGCCTCCCTGCTCGCCTCGGAGCTCCGGGATTCAGCCAGCGCCCGTGACCACACGATGACCGAGCTGTACCGCGCCCGCTTGGAAGCCGACAAGCTCCGTGCCAGTCTAGCTGATGCTCAGGCCGAGTGCCAACGCATGGAGAGCCAGCTAGACCGCATGAGGAGCACTGCACAGAAGGAAGTG gGTGTTGGAACAAGTGGGGAGATGACACCCAGCATGATGGTGGTGTCAGAGGCAgaggctgagctgcagagagaggtggaggagctgaagcTGCGTCTTCACATGGCTGCTGAGCACTACAAGGAGAAGTACCGGGAGTGCCAGCGCCTCCGCAGGCAGGTGGCCAAACTGAACACAACTGAGTCACAGGGG gAGCCAAAGAGAAATGCATCCACTGAGACAACACAGGAGCCACTGACCCCGAGTCCAGAGTCACCgacagcag GGAATATTGCTCTTGCAGTCCTACAAGAAGCCGCTGAGATGACAATCACTGCAGAACTTCACAACAGGGAATCCACACATACTGATGCATACATCAgcacagagaaggaggaaaggcagagagagaaaatgccAAAGGAGAGGGCCGAGATGGAGGCTGAGGGAGAAGCAAACCAaggagaggacggagagaaagaagagaaagaaaaagaggagaagaaggacagCCTGCCGGAGGAGAGCCTGAGGATGACGAgctgggtggaggtggagaacGAGAGGCAGAGTGCCGAGAACAGCCAGGTGGAGATGCCAGGGAAGGCAGAGGAAGTGAGGTTTGCTGCAGAGGAGCAGGTGCTTgcggaggtggagaggaggagcatgggggaggcagagaaggaaCAGACTCGCtcggtggaggaggagctggcgATGATGGAGGAGAAGTGGAGGGAGCAGTGTGCCATCAACGAGACACTCAAACAGCGGCTGGCCAACGAGGAGGAGCGATTCAGA GTGCAGATGGCGGAGCGAGCCAGCGAGGTGACGGAGCTGAAACGCAACCTGGCCCAGGCCCTCAGAGACAAGGAGCAACTCCAGGAG gAGCTGCAGCGCTGCGTGTCCAGGCAGAGGGAGCAGGAAGCTGGTGTTCAGGGTGCTGAGATGAGGCAGCCGATGGTACTGCGCTACCCCCTGCCATACCCTCAGGacccctctcctccaccactggTGCCACAGAGGCCCGCTGAGTTGCAGTACGGCAATCCCTACTCCACTGACACCACAAGAG ACCGAGTGGATGTTGCGCTGTCTCCTGAGCACATGTCCCGTCCTCCACCTGAGGCCCCATCCTGCGCCCCTCCCTGTGCACCCCCAATCACACCCCCGAGTCCGGGCCCCGGGGTGCCAGGCTGGGACAGAGAGGTGGTCTGCATCCAGCCCACCCGCACTACGACCCCCCCTGAGAGCCTAGAGCATCCACCCGAGGAGCCACGAAAT GCTGCTGATGGGGCTCAGCCGTCCTGTGATCATCAGTCCAGTAGACGTAGTGAAACCAGGAGCAGCTTCTGCTTTGACTCCAG gaGTGATGTTCACAAGCGCTGCCCGTTGTGTGAGGTGATCTTCCCGCCCCACTTTGAGCAGCGCAGCTTCGAGCAACACGTGGAGAGCCACTGGAAGGTCTGCCCCGTCTGCTCCGAGCAGTTCCCCCTCAactgccagcagcagctcttcGAGAGGCACGTCCTCACGCACTTTGACGGCCACGTGCTCAACTTTGAGCAGATCGAGTGA